A genomic region of Sylvia atricapilla isolate bSylAtr1 chromosome 19, bSylAtr1.pri, whole genome shotgun sequence contains the following coding sequences:
- the SLC27A4 gene encoding long-chain fatty acid transport protein 4, translating into MLRLAAFAAVLLFFRVTLELSWAQAIPALFIFYLASGGWDFFLVFLKTLPRDVTTGLVLLRVKWQVWRHVREKNTIAKIFQKTARKYPEKTALIFQGTGESWTFRQLDEYSNQVANFFYGQGFRSGDVVALFMESRNQYVGLWLGLAKIGVETALVNSHLRLEALLHCITISSSKAVVFGVEMMEAMQEVQPSLDKSIHLFWSGEENPKSLLPGAKHLDPLLQMAQRHQPAPPNKGFLDKLFYIYTSGTTGLPKAAIVVNCRYFRMSSLVFYGFRMRSNDVMYDCLPLYHAAGNIVGIGQCLLQGMTVVIRKKFSASHFWEDCVKYNCTIVQYIGEICRYLLNQPYQDAERQHRVRMAVGNGLRASIWREFMARFGIPQVAEFYGATECNCSLGNFDGNVGSCGFNSRILPGVYPIGLVKVDEDTMELIRGPDGVCISCKPGEPGQLVGRIVRNNPLQHFDGYLNKSATNKKIARDVFTKGDAAYLTGDVLVMDKYGYMYFRDRTGDTFRWKGENVSTTEVEGTLSRILNLTDVVVYGVEIPGIEGRAGMAAIADPENSCDLEDFSSKLKKALPLYARPVFLRFLHKVSKTSTYKFQKTELRKQGFDPTLVKDRLYFLDSRQGCYLPLDQAAFSKIQSGEQKL; encoded by the exons ATGCTGCGTTTGGCTGCttttgcagctgtgctgctgttcttcaGGGTCACTTTGGAACTGTCCTGGGCCCAGGCCATCCCTGCTCTCTTCATCTTCTACCTGGCATCCGGTGGATGGGACTTCTTCCTCGTATTCCTCAAGACATTACCAAGGGATGTCAC CACGGGGCTGGTCCTGTTGCGGGTGAAGTGGCAGGTATGGAGGCACGTGAGGGAGAAGAACACAATTGCCAAGATCTTCCAGAAGACGGCGAGGAAGTACCCAGAGAAGACAGCACTGATCTTCCAAGGCACAGGCGAGAGCTGGACTTTCCGCCAGCTGGACGAGTACTCCAACCAGGTGGCCAATTTCTTCTACGGCCAAGGCTTCCGCTCGGGTGACGTGGTGGCCCTTTTCATGGAGTCCCGCAATCAGTACGTGGGGCTGTGGTTGGGCCTGGCCAAGATCGGTGTGGAGACGGCCCTCGTGAACTCCCACCTTCGCTTGGAGGCCTTGCTGCACTGCATCACCATCTCCAGCTCCAAAGctgtggtttttggggtggaAATGATGGAAG CAATGCAGGAAGTGCAGCCCTCCCTGGATAAATCCATCCATCTCTTCTGGTCTGGGGAAGAAAATCCTAAATCTCTGCTTCCTGGTGCAAAACACCTCGACCCACTCCTGCAGATGGCCCAGCGACACCAGCCAGCTCCCCCTAATAAGGGCTTTCTTG ATAAACTCTTCTACATCTACACCTCTGGCACGACGGGGCTGCCCAAGGCTGCCATTGTGGTGAACTGCCG ATACTTCCGCATGTCCAGCTTGGTTTTTTACGGTTTTCGCATGAGGTCCAACGATGTGATGTACGACTGCCTCCCACTGTACCATGCTGCAG GAAACATCGTGGGGATTgggcagtgcctgctgcagggTATGACGGTTGTCATCCGCAAGAAGTTCTCAGCTTCACACTTCTGGGAGGACTGTGTGAAATACAACTGCACG ATCGTGCAGTACATCGGGGAGATCTGCCGCTACCTGCTGAACCAGCCGTACCAGGACGCGGAGCGGCAGCACCGGGTGCGCATGGCCGTGGGCAATGGGCTGCGGGCCTCCATCTGGAGGGAGTTCATGGCCCGCTTTGGCATCCCCCAGGTGGCCGAGTTCTACGGGGCCACCGAGTGCAACTGCAGCCTGGGAAACTTTGACGGCAAC GTTGGGTCATGCGGCTTCAACAGCAGGATCTTACCAGGTGTGTACCCCATTGGTTTGGTGAAGGTGGATGAAGACACTATGGAGCTGATCCGGGGACCAGATGGTGTCTGTATCAGCTGCAAACCAG GGGAGCCAGGACAGCTGGTGGGTCGCATTGTCAGGAACAATCCCCTGCAGCACTTTGATGGCTACCTGAATAAGTCGGCCACCAACAAGAAAATTGCCAGGGATGTGTTTACAAAAGGGGATGCTGCCTATCTCACAG GGGATGTCCTGGTAATGGACAAATATGGCTACATGTACTTCCGAGACCGCACTGGGGACACGTTCCGATGGAAAGGGGAGAACGTCTCCACCACAGAGGTGGAGGGAACACTGAGCCGCATCCTCAACCTGACCGACGTGGTGGTTTATGGTGTGGAGATCCCAG GGATTGAAGGGAGGGCAGGAATGGCAGCCATTGCTGACCCAGAGAACTCCTGTGACCTGGAAGACTTTTCCAGCAAGCTGAAAAAGGCCCTGCCACTGTATGCACGTCCTGTCTTCCTGCGGTTCCTGCACAAAGTCTCCAAGACAA